A DNA window from Enterobacter cloacae subsp. cloacae ATCC 13047 contains the following coding sequences:
- the rutR gene encoding HTH-type transcriptional regulator RutR has protein sequence MTQGAVKTAGKRSQAVSAKKHAILSAALETFSQFGIHGTRLEQVAEQAGVSKTNLLYYYPSKEALYVAVMQQILDIWLAPLKAFRQEFAPLVAIKEYIRLKLEVSRDYPQASRLFCLEMLQGAPLLKAELTGDLKQLVDDKSAIIAGWVASGKLAPVDPQHLIFMIWAATQHYADFAAQVEAVTGKTLQDEAFFQSTLENVQRMIIEGIRVR, from the coding sequence ATGACACAAGGCGCAGTGAAAACAGCAGGTAAACGTTCGCAGGCGGTGAGCGCCAAAAAACACGCCATCCTCAGTGCGGCGCTGGAGACCTTTTCACAGTTCGGCATTCACGGCACGCGCCTGGAACAGGTGGCGGAGCAGGCCGGGGTGTCCAAAACCAATCTGCTCTACTATTACCCGTCGAAAGAGGCGCTGTATGTGGCAGTAATGCAGCAGATCCTGGATATCTGGCTGGCGCCGCTAAAGGCCTTTCGTCAGGAGTTCGCCCCGCTGGTGGCGATCAAAGAGTACATTCGCCTGAAGCTGGAGGTCTCCCGTGATTATCCGCAGGCATCCCGGCTGTTCTGTCTGGAGATGCTGCAGGGCGCGCCGCTGCTGAAGGCAGAGCTGACGGGGGATTTAAAACAGCTGGTGGACGATAAATCCGCGATCATCGCCGGGTGGGTCGCCAGCGGCAAACTGGCACCTGTCGATCCGCAGCATCTGATCTTTATGATTTGGGCCGCCACCCAGCACTACGCTGACTTTGCGGCCCAGGTGGAAGCGGTAACCGGAAAGACGCTGCAGGACGAAGCGTTTTTCCAGAGCACTCTCGAAAACGTGCAGCGGATGATTATTGAAGGGATCCGCGTGCGCTAG
- the rutA gene encoding pyrimidine utilization protein A → MKIGVFVPIGNNGWLISTTAPQYMPTFELNKAIVQKAEHYHFDFALSMIKLRGFGGKTEFWDHNLESFTLMAGLAAVTSRIQIYATAATLTLPPAIVARMASTIDSISGGRFGVNLVTGWQKPEYDQMGLWPGDEYFSRRYEYLTEYVQVLRDLWGTGKSDFKGDYFTMNDCRVSPQPSAPMKVICAGQSDAGMAFSAKYADFNFCFGKGVNTPAAFAPTAARMKEAADKTGRDVGSYVLFMVIADETDEAARAKWERYKDGADDEALSWLTEQSQKDTRSGADTNVRQMADPTSAVNINMGTLVGSYASVARMLDEVAAVPGAEGVLLTFDDFLTGVETFGERIQPLMQCRAHIPAITKEVA, encoded by the coding sequence ATGAAAATTGGCGTATTTGTACCCATCGGCAACAACGGCTGGCTTATCTCGACCACTGCTCCGCAATACATGCCGACCTTTGAGCTGAACAAAGCCATCGTGCAAAAAGCGGAGCACTACCATTTCGACTTTGCACTTTCGATGATCAAGCTGCGCGGCTTTGGCGGTAAAACCGAATTCTGGGATCACAATCTGGAGTCCTTCACCCTGATGGCGGGCCTGGCGGCGGTGACGTCACGGATTCAGATCTACGCCACCGCCGCCACGCTCACCCTGCCGCCAGCCATTGTCGCGCGGATGGCCTCCACCATCGACTCCATCTCCGGGGGGCGTTTTGGCGTCAATCTGGTCACCGGCTGGCAAAAGCCGGAGTACGACCAGATGGGGCTCTGGCCGGGAGATGAGTACTTCTCGCGCCGCTATGAGTACCTTACCGAATACGTGCAGGTGCTGCGCGATCTGTGGGGTACCGGCAAGAGCGATTTCAAAGGTGACTACTTCACCATGAATGACTGTCGCGTCAGCCCGCAGCCTTCTGCACCAATGAAGGTGATCTGCGCCGGGCAGAGCGACGCGGGAATGGCGTTCTCGGCAAAATACGCCGACTTCAATTTCTGTTTCGGTAAAGGTGTCAACACCCCCGCCGCCTTCGCCCCAACCGCCGCACGCATGAAAGAGGCCGCCGACAAAACCGGCCGTGATGTGGGCTCTTACGTGCTGTTTATGGTCATTGCCGACGAAACCGATGAGGCCGCGCGCGCCAAATGGGAGCGTTATAAGGACGGGGCTGACGACGAGGCCCTGAGCTGGCTCACCGAACAGAGCCAGAAAGATACCCGTTCCGGCGCGGACACCAACGTGCGCCAGATGGCCGACCCGACCTCTGCCGTCAATATCAACATGGGCACGCTCGTCGGCTCGTATGCCAGCGTTGCCAGAATGCTCGACGAAGTGGCCGCCGTTCCCGGCGCGGAAGGCGTTCTGCTGACCTTCGACGATTTCCTCACCGGTGTGGAGACCTTCGGCGAGCGCATTCAGCCGCTGATGCAGTGCCGCGCCCACATTCCCGCCATCACCAAGGAGGTGGCGTAA